In the genome of bacterium SCSIO 12827, the window CATCTTGGAAGCCCTGGTCGAACGGGGCGTCAAGCTTACTGTGGTCGAGGCGTTGGATCGCATGGTGCCGCGCATGATGAACGAGACGGCGGGCACCCTGATCAAGGACTGGTGTCAGGCCAAGGGCATCACGGTCCATACCTCGACTAAGGTGACGGAGGTCGGCGAACAGAACGGCCGCCTGGCCGTCGCCATGGATAATGGGGAAACGGCGTCCGCCGACTTGGTGGTCGTCGCCGCCGGGGTGAAATCCAATATCGGCTTCATCGACGGCACCGGCATGAAGGCGGAACAGGGCATTCTGGTGGACGAGTTCCTGCGCACCTCCGTCGACGGCGTCTATGCCGCCGGCGACTGCGCTCAGGGACCGGATTTCGGCGGCGGTTTCAACGTCCACGCCATTCAGCCGACCTCGACCGAGCACGGCCGCTTCGCCGCCCTCAACATGGCGGGTAAGGTCACGCCCTATCGGGGCTCGTTGCAGATGAACGTGCTGGACACGGCGGGGCTGATCTCGACCTCGTTCGGCGACTGGGAAGGAGGCGAGGGCACGCAGAGTGCCGAAGCCCTGGACCGCGCGCGTTTCAAGTACCTGCGCCTGAACTTCAAGGACGACGTGCTGGTCGGTGCCCTGTCGCTTGGGCGCACGGACCACATGGGCGTGCTGCGTGGCCTGATTCAGAACCGCACGCCGCTGGGCCTGTGGAAGGCACGACTGATGGACGACCCGCACCGCATCATGGAAGCCTATGTCGCCCATGCCTATGCCTGACGGCGGGGGTAACCCATGAAGATCCGGGTCAAGCTCTATGCTTCCCTCGCCGAACATCTGCCGGCGGGGACCAAGGGCAACGAGGCGGATCTGGAGGTTGCCGCCGACGCGACCCCGGCTACGGTCATCGCCCAGCTCGGCTTGCCGGAAAAGATGTGTCATCTGGTGTTGCTGAACGGCGTCTATGTGGAACCCTCGGCGCGGGCGGCCACGATCTTCAACGACGGCGATGCGCTCGCCATGTGGCCGCCGGTGGCGGGGGGCTGACCCCGTGGCTGGCGAAGAGGCACCCGTCATCATCAGAAAGGAAATGGCCCTGACGCGGGCGGCTTTCTTTCGCGGCATCGCCAAGGCGCTGAGCACCGAGGCCTTCGTCGAGACGGCGGATGGCGTTGTGCTGGAGCAGGACGGCAAACGTCTGGAGATCGCCTTAGGGGCTGAACGCATGCGCCGCATCGCGCTGATCGAGATCGAAGTCATGGATGTGACGCTTGGGTTCCACGGCTATACCGGGGAGGATCGAGCTGCGGCGCTGGTGGCGTTCGACCGGGCGTTTCAGCGGGGTGGGGGTTGATTAGGATAGTTTTTTAGAAACATTCTAACTTTGAGTGTTGATCCCGATGGTGTATCCACTATCTTTAATGTCCACACACGATTTGTATTAAGGAGCTCCCATGTCGAGTGAAGGTTTCCACGAACCCCTGGAAAAGCTGTCCGAAGAGACCATGGACCGTCATCGCGCCATTGTTTCCCTGATGGAGGAACTGGAGGCCGTCGATTGGTATCAGCAGCGCGTCGATGCCACCTCGGATCCGGAGCTCAAGGCGATCCTGGCCCATAATCGGGACGAGGAAATCGAGCACGCCGCCATGGTCCTGGAATGGCTGCGCCGCAGCATGCCGCAGTTCGACAAGGAACTC includes:
- a CDS encoding NAD(P)/FAD-dependent oxidoreductase — translated: MTYVIIGAGPAGVVAAETLAKTDPGSDIVLLGGEADPPYSRMAIPYVLTGIIDHGGTHLRKTAGHYDTLGIIYRQVKAAGIDVKGKKVALEGGGEQPYDKLLIATGASPIKPPVPGLDLPRVHHCWTLDDCREIEKLAQKGSEVVLMGAGFIGCIILEALVERGVKLTVVEALDRMVPRMMNETAGTLIKDWCQAKGITVHTSTKVTEVGEQNGRLAVAMDNGETASADLVVVAAGVKSNIGFIDGTGMKAEQGILVDEFLRTSVDGVYAAGDCAQGPDFGGGFNVHAIQPTSTEHGRFAALNMAGKVTPYRGSLQMNVLDTAGLISTSFGDWEGGEGTQSAEALDRARFKYLRLNFKDDVLVGALSLGRTDHMGVLRGLIQNRTPLGLWKARLMDDPHRIMEAYVAHAYA
- a CDS encoding ferritin: MSSEGFHEPLEKLSEETMDRHRAIVSLMEELEAVDWYQQRVDATSDPELKAILAHNRDEEIEHAAMVLEWLRRSMPQFDKELRETLFKDGPITGHHGDDH
- a CDS encoding MoaD/ThiS family protein → MKIRVKLYASLAEHLPAGTKGNEADLEVAADATPATVIAQLGLPEKMCHLVLLNGVYVEPSARAATIFNDGDALAMWPPVAGG